CGATCGATTCCTCCACCATGGTCAATAAAGGACTGGAAGTGATCGAGGCAAAATGGCTGTTTGATGTGTCTGTGGATCAGATCCAGGTTGTCGTGCAGCCACAGAGTATCATTCATTCCATGGTTGAATATGTGGACGGCGCGGTGATCGCACAGCTTGGAACACCGGATATGAAACTTCCGATTCAGTATGCTTTGTATTATCCCAAGAGACGGTATCTTCCGGGAGACAGGCTGGATTTTGAGACACTTTCCCAGATTACGTTTGAGCGCCCGGATATGGAGACGTTCTATGGATTGAAGCTGGCATATGAAGCCGGAAAAACAGGCGGCTCTCTTCCAACGGTATTCAATGCAGCCAACGAGCGTGCGGTTGCTATGTTTTTGAATCGGGAGATTGGCTATCTGCAGATTCCGGAGATCATTGCCGGCTGTATGGAGATGCACAAAGTGATTGCAGATCCAACCGTAGAAGAGATTCTTCAGACAGAGCAGGAAACTTATGAATATATCAAAAACAGGTGGTAGTATATGGGTATTATTTTAGCAATTCTTCTGTTCAGTTTGATCATCATCATCCATGAACTGGGACATTTTACACTGGCAAAATTAAACGGGATCCGTGTAGATGAATTTTCATTGGGAATGGGGCCGACTCTGTTTGGCAAGGAGTTTAAAGGAACCAAATTCAGCTTAAAACTTCTCCCTCTGGGCGGTGCCTGCATGATGGGAGAAGATGATGCAGACGATACTTCCGAGGGGAGCTTTAACAGCAAGTCCGTGTGGGCGAGAATTTCAGTGATCGCGGCAGGACCTTTGTTTAACTTTATCCTGGCGCTTCTGATGTCAGCGATTCTGGTGGGAGCAGCCGGCTATGCGGTTCCTGTGATACAGGAAGTCGAATCCGGTTCCTCAGGAAGTGAGCAGGGATTGAAAAAAGGGGATGTGATCACAGAGATCAATGGAAAGAAAATTCATATTTATGAAGAGTTCCAGCTGTACAATCTGACACACAGTACATCTGACACGGCAGAGCTGACCTTTGAGCGCGATGGAAAAGAACATACGATCCAGATGGAAAAACGACAGTTTGGGGATGAGACCACAAAGAGAATGGGATTTACCTATTCTGCAGAGGTGGAGAAACCGGGATTTTTCAAAAGTATCCAGTATGGGGCATACACGGCAAAATACTGGGTAGAGTACACGCTGGAGTGCCTGAAGATGCTCCTGACGGGTGAAGTAGGTGTGAATCAGTTGTCCGGTCCGGTAGGAATTGTTGAGGTAGTCAATGATACCTATGATGCGGCAGCACCGTCCGGCTGGTCGGCAGTCATCTTAAGTATGATGAACCTGGGAATTCTGATCTCAGCCAACTTAGGTGTCATGAACCTGCTTCCAATCCCAGCACTGGATGGAGGGCGTCTGGTATTTCTTCTGATCGAGGCGGTGAGAAGAAAACGGATCGCTCCGGAGAAAGAAGGTATGGTGCATTTTATTGGATTTGCAGCATTGATGGCACTGATGGTGTTTGTGATGTATAACGATATTATGCGGTTGTTTTGATCAAAAAGAATACAGTATAAAAAAACGTTTCTGCGAAAGCAGGAGCGTTTTTTTTCGATCATCCAGTGTCCGTTATTTTTTATGAATACTTTGCATATAGTTAGAAGAAACTGTGAAAAAGGAAAATGGATATGGATTACAGTAAAAATCAAAGGAGGAACTCACAGGCCATCCGAATGCAGCAGGAGCACATAGACAAGGGAAAACTCCAGATCCAGATTACATCACAAGTGACGGCTTTTCCCATCCAGAATGCGCAGGTTTCCATTTCTTATACCGGAGTTCCGGAAAATACTCTGGAAAAGCTGCAGACAGATTCATCCGGGCAGACAGAAGAAATCGAACTGGCGGCACCGCCCATCGAGTACAGCCTGAACCCGGAATCGGATCAGCAGCCCTATTCCGAATATACACTGAATGTGGAGGCGGAAGGATTTGAACCGGTGAGTATCTCAGGGGCGGAGATTCTGGCAGATGTGACGGCAATTCAAAATATTTCTATGCGTCCTCAGGTTACACAGGAAGAGTCGGGAGAAGTGTTCGTGATTCCTGCACATACGCTCTACGGGGAATATCCGGCGAAAATTGCGGAGGATGAGATCAAGCCGGTCACAGAGTCCGGAGAGATCGTGCTCAGCCGGGTAGTGATTCCGGAATTTGTGGTTGTCCACGATGGTTCTCCGAGGGACTCCACGGCAAAAAATTACTATGTGAGATATCGGGATTACATCAAAAATGTGGCGTCCAGTGAGATTTATGCAACCTGGCCGGACAGTACGATCCGCGCAAATGTGCTGGCGATTATGTCATTTACATTGAACAGGGTATACACAGAATGGTATCGGAATAAAGGGTATGATTTTACGATCACATCGTCTACAGCATTTGATCACAAGTGGATTCCGGAACGAAATGTGTACGATACGATTTCGGCGGTAGTGGATGAGATTTTTGCAAACTATCTGTCCCGTCCGAATGTACGGCAGCCGATTCTGACGCAGTATTGTGATGGTACCAGGGTGAGCTGTCCCAACTGGATGACACAATGGGGGTCAAAGGAGCTGGGAGATCAGGGATATACTCCGATTGAGATTCTGCGTTATTTTTACGGAAGTGATATGTATATCAATACAGCGGAAGAAATTTCCGGAATCCCGTCTTCCTGGCCGGGATATACACTGGAAAATGGATCCAGCGGAGCAAAGGTACGTCAGCTTCAGGAACAGCTCAATGTGATCGCGGGGGCGTATCCGGCGCTGCCAAAGATTCAGACAGACGGAGTGTATGGACCGGCAACTGCGGAGGCGGTCAGAAAGTTTCAGGAAATTTTTGGTCTGCCGCAGACAGGAACCGTGGATTACCGGACCTGGTATAAGATTTCACAAATTTATGTGGGAGTTTCCAGAATTGCAGAATTGAATTAAAGTGGATACAATGTGAAAAATTCTTGACAGAGGAAAAAGTCTTTTTTATAATCAACTGGTACTACCAGTTGGTTATAAGGGAGAATGAGAAAATGAAAATATTGAGACAATTTGTAATCATCCTGCTGATTTCTTTTTTAGGAGAACTGTTAAAAGCTGCGCTGCCATTGCCTGTTCCGGCAAGCGTGTGGGGGCTTATCCTTATGCTGGCGGCATTGAAAACAGGGGTGCTCAAGCTGAGTCAGGTTTCTGATGCGGCAGTCTTTTTGATTGAGATCATGCCGGTCATGTTTATTCCTGCAGGAGTCGGTCTTTTGAATGCATGGGGAGTGCTGAAGCCCGTGTGGATCCCGATCAGTGTGATCACGGTCGTGACTACGGTTCTGGTAATGGCAGTGACTGCAAAAGTGACACAGACTGTCATACACAATAGTAAAAAGAAGAAAGAGAAAGCAGAACAGGAGACAGTAAGATGAAAGAGTTTTTAGTACATTCCGTATTTTTCGGTGCAGCAGTCAGTCTGATCGGTTACGAGGCAGGGCTGCTTTTAAAACGAAAGTTCAAGATGGCAATTTTTAATCCGCTTTTGATCGCCATTTTGTGTGTTATGGCGATTCTGACAGTAGGGGATATTTCCTATGATGATTACAATCAGGGTGCACAGTATTTGAGTTACCTGCTCACGCCGGCAACCGTTTGTCTGGCAGTTCCGTTATATCAGCAGTTAAATCTGCTGAAAAAGAATTTAAAAGCAGTAGCGGCGGGAATCTTATCCGGAGTTTTGACAAGTATACTCAGTGTTCTTGGCCTGTCTTATTTATTCGGACTTTCTCATGATATGTATGTGACACTGCTTCCGAAATCAATTACAACAGCAATCGGAATGGGAGTGTCGGAAGAACTAGGGGGAATTGTTACGATTACCGTTGCAGTGATCATCATTACCGGAGTACTGGGAAATATGATCGCAGACGTGGTGTACCGGGTATTTCGGATCAAAGAACCAGTAGCGAAGGGGCTGGCCCTGGGAACAGCATCCCATGCGATCGGAACAGCAAAAGCAATGGAGATGGGACCGGTAGAAGGCGCCATGAGCAGTCTGGCGATTGCGGTAGCCGGACTTTTGACCGTAATTTTCGCATCTGTTTTTGCAGGATGTTTATAAGGGAGGAAGAACAAATGAAGCGTATGATCATTACAATTGGAAGACAGTCCGGAAGCAGCGGAAGAAAAGTCGGGGAATTACTGGCAGAGAGACTTTCTCTTCCTCTTTATGGAAAGGCAGAACTTCAAAAGATTGCAGAAGGTACGGATGATTATGAAGAGGTGCAGGCATTTTATGAGGAAGAGCCGGTAAACAGTTTATTATATGCCATTGCTATGAGCCAGTTTGAACAGGAGGTCGGACGGATTCCGTTTCAAAGAATCCGGGAGCTGGCGTCGAAAGAGTCCTGCATTATAATAGGAAGATGCGCAGGCCATATTTTCAGAGAAGATCCGGAAGCAGTCCGTGTCTTTATCCATGCAGATCCCAAGATCCGTGTGCAGAGAATCATGGAGCGGGAAGGACTTTCCGAGACAAAGGCAAAGAAATTTCTGGAGGATACAGACAGCAGACGAGCTTCTTTCCATAAATATTATACAAAGCAGGAGTGGGGACTGGCACAGGATTACGAACTGTGTCTGGACAGCGGCGTTTTGGGGATCGAAGGTACAGTTGAGGTATTGACAGAATATTTAAGATTCAGAGGTTTTTTAGGGAATGAATGAGAAAACATATGAGAGAGTGATCGAATATCTGAAACAGCAGATACAAGAAGGAAAACTTTCCTGCGGAAGCAAGATCCCATCTGAGCGGGAGCTGGCGGCAAGTCTGAATCTGGGACGAAATTCTGTCCGGGAGGCTCTTCGCACAATGGAACATACCGGAATGCTGGAGAGCAGACAGGGCAAAGGAAATTTTCTGGTGAATATGCCGCAGAAAAGTCTGGGAAATGTGTTTTCCATGATGCTGCTCACCGGACAGAGCAACTACAGGGAAGTCAGCCGAATCCGGCGAATCCTGGAGCAGGAGGCATTTGTACAGGCAGTGCGGTTGAAAAATCCGGAAGTTTTAAAGAGGCTGAAAGCAGAAATAAAAGAGATGCAGATACCGGAAAAGACGGCAGAGCATGACCGAAGATTCCATCAGGAGCTGATCCGTGCAGGAGAGAATCAATTGCTTGTCGCAGTGATGGAATCTTTGTCCGGTCTTTGTGAAGAAGAAATCGCACATGTACAAAAGGAAGCAAAAAATGAGGACTGGTGTCAGATCCATGAAGAAATCGTAAATGCCCTGGAAGAAGGAAATATGGAAAAAGGGCTGAAATGGATTCGCAGGCATTACGATAAAATTGATGACACTTTAATTTTCTAAAAACAGGTTGAAATATTCCCGGGTATGTAGTATAATCTTTACAATTTGAGAAAATTTACGAAGGGATAAGGTGAACAGATGAAGGCATTTCTGATTTTAGAAGATGGAACCGTGTTTACAGGAACAAGCATTGGTTCGACAAGAGATATGATTAGTGAAATCGTGTTTAATACCTCCATGACAGGATATTTAGAGGTGTTGACAGACCCTTCTTATGCGGGACAGGCAGTCGTAATGACGTATCCGTTGATTGGGAATTATGGAATCACACCGGACATGGAATCAAGAAAAGCATGGCCGGATGGTTATATTGTAAGAGAGCTGTCTCGTATGCCAAGCAATTTCAGATGTGAAGGTACGATTCAGGACTTTTTGAAAGAGCAGGATATTCCTGGAATCGCAGGCGTGGACACACGTGCTCTGACAAAGATTTTACGGGAAAAAGGTACCATGAATGGTATGATTACTACAAATGAAAATTACAATCTGGAAGAGATTCTTCCAAAGCTGAAGGCCTACACAGTAGGTGATGTTGTTTCTAAAGTAACATGCAGCGAGAAATATGTTCTGGAAGGAACAGGAAAGAAAGTAGCACTGCTGGATTTAGGAGCAAAAAATAATATTGCCAAATCTTTAAATCAGCGTGGTTGCGAAGTGACTGTATACCCGGCCCACACAACTGCAGAAGAGATCATTTCATCGAATCCTGACGGAATCATGTTGTCAAACGGCCCTGGAGACCCGGCAGACTGCACCTCTATTATTGAAGAAATCAAAAAATTGTACAATACAGATATTCCGATCTTTGCAATTTGCCTTGGACATCAGCTCATGGCTCTTGCTACAGGTGCGACTACACACAAGTTAAAATACGGACATCGCGGTGGAAATCATCCGGTCAAAGACCTTCAGACAAATCGTGTATATATTTCTTCTCAGAATCACGGTTATGTGGTAGATGCAGAAAATGTAGATCCAAATGTGGCAGTGCCTGCATTTACGAATGTCAACGATGGAACAAACGAGGGACTTGCCTATGTCGGAAAGAACATCTTTACCGTACAGTTCCATCCGGAAGCATGCCCGGGACCACAGGATTCCGGTTACCTGTTTGACAGATTCATTGAGATGATGGGAGGAGCGAAATAATGCCAAGAGACAGTCGTATTAAAAAAGTATTAGTAATTGGGTCCGGTCCTATCATTATCGGACAGGCAGCGGAGTTTGACTATGCAGGAACACAGGCATGCCGTTCTTTGAAGGAAGAAGGAATCGAAGTTGTTCTGTTGAACTCCAACCCGGCGACGATCATGACAGATAAAGATATCGCAGATAAAGTATATATTGAGCCATTGACAGTAGAAGTTGTGGAACAGCTGATTTTAAAAGAGCAGCCGGACAGCGTACTTCCGACACTGGGAGGACAGGCTGGTCTGAACCTGGCAATGGAACTGGAAGAGGCAGGATTTTTAAGAGAACACAATGTCCGCCTGATCGGTACAACTTCTGAGACAATCAAAAAGGCAGAGGATCGTCTGGAATTTAAAGCAACGATGGAAAAGATCGGAGAACCGGTCGCAGCTTCTCTGGTCGTAGAAAACGTAGAAGACGGTCTTGCATTTGCAAATAAGATCGGATATCCGGTTGTACTTCGTCCGGCATACACACTGGGAGGAAGCGGCGGCGGTATCGCACATGATTCTGAACAGCTGGTGGAGATCCTGGAGAACGGACTTCGTCTTTCCCGTGTAGGACAGGTTCTGGTAGAGCGCTGTATTGCAGGATGGAAAGAGATTGAGTACGAAGTAATGCGTGACGGAAACGGAAACTGCATTACGGTATGTAATATGGAAAATATTGACCCGGTTGGTGTGCATACAGGAGACAGTATCGTTGTGGCACCGTCACAGACGCTGGGGGACAAAGAATACCAGATGCTGCGTACTTCCGCTTTAAATATTATCAGTGAGCTGAATATCACGGGTGGATGTAACGTACAGTATGCTCTGCATCCGGAGACATTTGAATACTGTGTAATCGAGGTAAACCCGCGTGTCAGCCGTTCTTCTGCGCTGGCTTCCAAAGCGACAGGATATCCGATCGCGAAGGTTGCAGCAAAGATCGCTCTTGGTTATACACTGGATGAGATCAAAAATGCGATCACACAGAAGACATATGCAAGCTTTGAACCAATGCTGGACTACTGTGTCGTAAAACTTCCGAGACTTCCGTTTGATAAGTTTATCAGTGCAAAGAGAACACTGACTACACAGATGAAGGCAACCGGAGAGGTGATGAGTATCTGCGACAACTTTGAAGGTGCGCTGATGAAAGCCATCCGCTCTCTGGAGCAGCATGTAGACAGCCTCATGTCTTATGATTTCACAGATCTGTCTGTGGAAGAACTGACAGAGCAGCTGGAGATCGTGGATGATATGCGTATGTGGAGAATCGCAGAAGCAATCCGCCGAGGTGTAAGCTACGAAA
This window of the Mediterraneibacter gnavus ATCC 29149 genome carries:
- a CDS encoding LrgB family protein, with amino-acid sequence MKEFLVHSVFFGAAVSLIGYEAGLLLKRKFKMAIFNPLLIAILCVMAILTVGDISYDDYNQGAQYLSYLLTPATVCLAVPLYQQLNLLKKNLKAVAAGILSGVLTSILSVLGLSYLFGLSHDMYVTLLPKSITTAIGMGVSEELGGIVTITVAVIIITGVLGNMIADVVYRVFRIKEPVAKGLALGTASHAIGTAKAMEMGPVEGAMSSLAIAVAGLLTVIFASVFAGCL
- a CDS encoding FadR/GntR family transcriptional regulator; the encoded protein is MNEKTYERVIEYLKQQIQEGKLSCGSKIPSERELAASLNLGRNSVREALRTMEHTGMLESRQGKGNFLVNMPQKSLGNVFSMMLLTGQSNYREVSRIRRILEQEAFVQAVRLKNPEVLKRLKAEIKEMQIPEKTAEHDRRFHQELIRAGENQLLVAVMESLSGLCEEEIAHVQKEAKNEDWCQIHEEIVNALEEGNMEKGLKWIRRHYDKIDDTLIF
- the rseP gene encoding RIP metalloprotease RseP, with amino-acid sequence MGIILAILLFSLIIIIHELGHFTLAKLNGIRVDEFSLGMGPTLFGKEFKGTKFSLKLLPLGGACMMGEDDADDTSEGSFNSKSVWARISVIAAGPLFNFILALLMSAILVGAAGYAVPVIQEVESGSSGSEQGLKKGDVITEINGKKIHIYEEFQLYNLTHSTSDTAELTFERDGKEHTIQMEKRQFGDETTKRMGFTYSAEVEKPGFFKSIQYGAYTAKYWVEYTLECLKMLLTGEVGVNQLSGPVGIVEVVNDTYDAAAPSGWSAVILSMMNLGILISANLGVMNLLPIPALDGGRLVFLLIEAVRRKRIAPEKEGMVHFIGFAALMALMVFVMYNDIMRLF
- a CDS encoding CidA/LrgA family protein, which produces MKILRQFVIILLISFLGELLKAALPLPVPASVWGLILMLAALKTGVLKLSQVSDAAVFLIEIMPVMFIPAGVGLLNAWGVLKPVWIPISVITVVTTVLVMAVTAKVTQTVIHNSKKKKEKAEQETVR
- a CDS encoding AAA family ATPase — encoded protein: MKRMIITIGRQSGSSGRKVGELLAERLSLPLYGKAELQKIAEGTDDYEEVQAFYEEEPVNSLLYAIAMSQFEQEVGRIPFQRIRELASKESCIIIGRCAGHIFREDPEAVRVFIHADPKIRVQRIMEREGLSETKAKKFLEDTDSRRASFHKYYTKQEWGLAQDYELCLDSGVLGIEGTVEVLTEYLRFRGFLGNE
- a CDS encoding carbamoyl phosphate synthase small subunit, whose product is MKAFLILEDGTVFTGTSIGSTRDMISEIVFNTSMTGYLEVLTDPSYAGQAVVMTYPLIGNYGITPDMESRKAWPDGYIVRELSRMPSNFRCEGTIQDFLKEQDIPGIAGVDTRALTKILREKGTMNGMITTNENYNLEEILPKLKAYTVGDVVSKVTCSEKYVLEGTGKKVALLDLGAKNNIAKSLNQRGCEVTVYPAHTTAEEIISSNPDGIMLSNGPGDPADCTSIIEEIKKLYNTDIPIFAICLGHQLMALATGATTHKLKYGHRGGNHPVKDLQTNRVYISSQNHGYVVDAENVDPNVAVPAFTNVNDGTNEGLAYVGKNIFTVQFHPEACPGPQDSGYLFDRFIEMMGGAK
- a CDS encoding peptidoglycan-binding protein → MDYSKNQRRNSQAIRMQQEHIDKGKLQIQITSQVTAFPIQNAQVSISYTGVPENTLEKLQTDSSGQTEEIELAAPPIEYSLNPESDQQPYSEYTLNVEAEGFEPVSISGAEILADVTAIQNISMRPQVTQEESGEVFVIPAHTLYGEYPAKIAEDEIKPVTESGEIVLSRVVIPEFVVVHDGSPRDSTAKNYYVRYRDYIKNVASSEIYATWPDSTIRANVLAIMSFTLNRVYTEWYRNKGYDFTITSSTAFDHKWIPERNVYDTISAVVDEIFANYLSRPNVRQPILTQYCDGTRVSCPNWMTQWGSKELGDQGYTPIEILRYFYGSDMYINTAEEISGIPSSWPGYTLENGSSGAKVRQLQEQLNVIAGAYPALPKIQTDGVYGPATAEAVRKFQEIFGLPQTGTVDYRTWYKISQIYVGVSRIAELN